In Jaculus jaculus isolate mJacJac1 chromosome 4, mJacJac1.mat.Y.cur, whole genome shotgun sequence, a single genomic region encodes these proteins:
- the LOC101599865 gene encoding nucleophosmin-like encodes MEDSMDMDMSPLRLQNYLFSCELKADKDYHFKVNNDENEYQLSLRTVSLGARAKDELHIVEAEAMNYEGSPIKVTLATLKMSVQPMVSLGGFEITPPVVLKLKCGSGPVHISGQQLVVVEEDAESEDEEEEDVKLLSMSGKRSAPGGGNKVPQKKIKFAADEDDDEDEDDDEDDDDDDFDDDEAEEKAPVKKSIQDIPAKNTQKSHQKGKDSKPSTPRSKGQEAFKKQEKTPKTPKGPSSVEDIKAKMQASIEKAH; translated from the coding sequence ATGGAAGATTCAATGGACATGGACATGAGCCCGCTGAGGCTTCAGAACTACCTTTTCAGTTGTGAACTAAAGGCTGACAAAGATTATCACTTTAAGGTGAATAATGATGAAAATGAGTACCAGTTATCATTAAGAACGGTCAGTTTAGGGGCTAGGGCAAAAGACGAGCTGCACATCGTTGAGGCAGAGGCAATGAATTATGAAGGCAGTCCAATTAAAGTAACACTGGCAACTTTGAAAATGTCTGTACAACCAATGGTTTCTCTTGGGGGCTTTGAAATTACACCACCTGTGGTCTTAAAGTTGAAGTGTGGTTCAGGGCCTGTGCATATTAGTGGACAGCAGTTAGTAGTTGTGGAGGAAGATGCAGAATcagaagatgaagaggaggaggatgtaAAACTCTTAAGTATGTCTGGAAAGCGATCTGCACCTGGAGGTGGTAACAAAGttccacagaaaaaaataaaatttgctgctgatgaagatgatgatgaggatgaagatgatgatgaagatgatgatgatgatgattttgatgATGATGAAGCTGAAGAAAAAGCTCCAGTGAAGAAATCTATACAAGATATTCCAgccaaaaatacacaaaaatcacacCAAAAAGGAAAAGACTCAAAACCCTCAACACCAAGATCAAAAGGTCAAGAAGCCttcaaaaaacaggaaaaaactcCTAAAACACCAAAAGGACCTAGTTCTGTTGAAGACATTAAAGCAAAAATGCAAGCAAGTATAGAAAAGGCACATTGA